Proteins from one Impatiens glandulifera chromosome 2, dImpGla2.1, whole genome shotgun sequence genomic window:
- the LOC124926265 gene encoding uncharacterized protein LOC124926265 produces MAASFSLCSPFTSVPRTGTYFSPTPSRTKINCVAWDPEGVLGPSKTGHIAKLEFRKRMEKDVEAREDFERQVREEKQRRLELRESRVPPDAPAALIEYFLDTEAQELEFEIARLRPRLNKEFFDHLKLDLGKLRFAVTKTQDMEDRLIELEAVQKALEEGIEAYDKMQTDLVKARESLTKILTSKDVKGELLDMVEKNEINRSLLTLLDENIASAQKSDQKQAAEFMEKLRGAMLKYMTA; encoded by the exons ATGGCTGCCTCTTTTAGTCTTTGCAGCCCTTTTACGTCCGTACCAAGAACAGGAACTTACTTCAGCCCAACTCCTTCAAGAACTAAAATCAACTGCGTAGCATGG GACCCAGAAGGAGTATTGGGTCCATCAAAAACAGGGCATATTGCTAAACTCGAATTCCGAAAGAGGATGGAAAAAGATGTTGAAGCTAGAGAAGACTTTGAGCGTCAAGTTCGTGAAGAGAAACAACGTCGACTTGAGCTCCGAGAG TCTCGTGTACCTCCAGATGCTCCAGCGGCTTTGATTGAGTACTTTCTTGATACCGAGGCTCAGGAATTGGAATTTGAGATTGCTAGGTTGAGACCCAG GTTGAACAAGGAATTCTTTGATCATCTGAAACTTGATTTGGGAAAACTTCGATTTGCCGTGACAAAGACACAA GACATGGAAGACAGATTAATTGAACTTGAAGCAGTCCAAAAAGCTCTCGAAGAAGGAATAG AAGCTTATGATAAAATGCAAACTGATCTCGTTAAGGCAAGAGAGAGCTTAACCAAAATTTTGACATCAAAGGATGTAAAAGGAGAA CTACTCGATATGGTTGAGAAAAATGAGATCAATAGATCTTTATTAACACTTCTTGACGAAAACATTGCAAGTGCGCAAAAGAGTGATCAG aAACAAGCTGCTGAGTTCATGGAAAAGCTTCGAGGGGCTATGTTGAAGTACATGACCGCCTAA